In a single window of the Nocardioides sp. L-11A genome:
- a CDS encoding Ig-like domain-containing protein translates to MSVLRKWRRTASATALALGLGTLVVLAYQHDGKPFTEVELNDGGVWVTNRDLGLVARLNPQIKELDLGVESGSVEFDIFQRATSLYVDDASSDRAVKQVDIPHAAALEPTSLPSGAVVANGGSTFAVVDPVTGRAWVRAAERFRGFSAKATPPDLKGALRAAVGTDGRAYVLGRDGRVTPYTLDEAGNAVAGDAMELGENVGTDPAMVALTVVGDTPVLFNRNSLELSRPGTDPVVVETADPSRLELQQPSGESDDVYVATVEGLQVAPVDGGELSDAGRGDVSGRPAAPVQMTNTGCVYAAWSDATSPQNYLRDCPGTADDDTSPIPGMEEGADLRFRVNRDVVVLNDTRTGDSWLVQDPGKAKIDNWPAVDPQNQNKSKLKETTEEVPDQENRAPVPQDDDLGARPGRSTVLPVVALNDHDPDGDIISISKTQHVSGPELEVRIVGGGTQLQVAVPADATGLSTFYYYVTDGRVNEEVRAEVRLQIRTDGSNERPRKMDDRDPRLRVAKGASSSYYLLADFYDMDGDDLTLTDATAPGGEVEYRPDGTITFTDDGTGSPVSEIEYTIDDGVDSFVGKLAVDILDDAAPPELVPDLASGVAGTQVVVQPLTNDRNPEGTDLTLKGVKVVGDDEGTKISKDLESGTFTFFSSRAKSYYLEYTAYNSSATESSFIRLDIESPPKDNRPPVAVRDKAVITPGGTAQVDLLLNDLDPDGDVLVVKRIGRPSIPGVKVSVVDKRLAVISSATDIVGQQATVDYVVSDGRSSAIGQLVVSQRRSTQENRHPVANKDQVTVRAGSVTTIPVLDNDSDPDGGKPRLFQSDLDPQNLDIWVAGDTLRLRAPDEPGTYSAFYGVRDADGLKATAEVSVYVVADSAKNNHPPLPQPIIDRVIAGRPKVISVDLVGADPDGDSVTFRSILTAPSLGRVLDTGVDWIRYEAFEGKNGTDFFQILVQDKYGATGVAEVRVGVVPEETENQPPVALDDSVLVQPDRTISYNVLTNDVDPDDDPLRIAEINSTTPAEHENGFIELDVGGAPDTGSQATNIGYTIEDAAGARDNAVLKVLASKDAPFYAPIARDDVADLGDIIGKEPGAEVEIPVLDNDLDFDGAKADLRVTACDAGSRGECEVVGEAAVRVRLKAEDQVVLYSLDDADEESTGTFGVIYVTGTDNVPPQLTTDKDRVPVRAVAGEPVIFDLKDLVVTRAGREPQIAPDSLASAVNGSVEPVEGEPTSLEFMPARDHVGPASVTVKVSDGRTAAEDAALTSLLTIPIDVKPSGNVAPVMRDAAVDVTVDGDPAEVDLAGLTRDANPDDLATMRWTVQSAGQGLDARIGSDSSILSIEAGGGPKDGDALQVQVVADDGHGGQDEATVTVHVVDSDRPLLQVPPITVPATKGKSMAVDLSDYAVNPYPGEPIEASNPRLEGNGLSDLEADGSVVTFTPTATGTSTIKVTVADASGDRAREITARITVEVLDVPGTPQRPTLSSVEASSAVLTWREPEANGAAIDEYEVRGSQGFRQTCIPTTCRLVNLTPGESYTFTVVAHNSEGWGEESPPSEEIVPNKAPDLMTPPVIVNESKPTGNRMDRQLTLRWTPPANEGSAITAYEIKEAGSSRTLQAPGNATSMVIPGLTNGTPYAFEIRAVNDVEPRRQYSGASKAVAPFGVPMRSGAPPQLTASEDSPYNQQPWVRIDWSKWSDSQSNGNAVSSYTITCNGCSRPQYVVDASTSSKTFDPADGIRKGETFTFTVAATNDAGTSDRSPSVSGRPWTKAGPVRNLREIGDSTADKTATLAWEAPADDGGLTIRHYVVQSNDGLSTTVNAAPGGGANFVFPTNGSHEVKVWAVAYNGNDAVPGQSSSVSGVDTWGKPGIPEVDTLRSSEYYYVILDIEQGTANGRPVTGVQYSLDGTNWEDKSRFQQRVDQGDTSITIKARTVSDAPDDGRRYSDVKTFTGISRERELGITLNCSSDEADASCVVRVTGAGFVDSHPVRVDLNGLSVVNTDNCPTFVTTQPGSFNYIAGGKTNCRVTGHGYATVTAGGISRNTPAR, encoded by the coding sequence ATGAGCGTGCTCCGGAAGTGGCGCAGGACGGCGTCCGCGACGGCGCTGGCCCTCGGGCTCGGCACCCTCGTCGTGCTGGCCTACCAGCACGACGGCAAGCCGTTCACGGAGGTCGAGCTCAATGACGGCGGGGTCTGGGTCACCAACCGCGACCTCGGCCTCGTGGCCCGGCTCAACCCGCAGATCAAGGAGCTCGACCTCGGCGTCGAGTCCGGGAGCGTCGAGTTTGACATCTTTCAGCGCGCGACCAGCCTGTACGTCGACGACGCGTCCTCGGACCGCGCCGTCAAGCAGGTCGACATCCCCCACGCCGCCGCGCTGGAGCCCACCAGCCTGCCGAGCGGGGCCGTGGTCGCCAACGGCGGCTCCACCTTCGCCGTGGTCGACCCGGTGACCGGCCGGGCCTGGGTCCGCGCGGCCGAGCGGTTCCGCGGCTTCTCCGCCAAGGCCACGCCGCCGGACCTCAAGGGCGCGTTGCGGGCGGCCGTCGGCACCGACGGGCGGGCCTATGTCCTGGGGCGCGACGGTCGGGTCACGCCGTACACCCTCGACGAGGCAGGCAACGCCGTGGCCGGCGATGCGATGGAGCTCGGTGAGAACGTCGGCACCGACCCCGCGATGGTGGCGTTGACCGTCGTCGGCGACACCCCGGTGCTCTTCAACCGCAACAGCCTCGAGCTGAGCCGTCCCGGCACGGACCCGGTGGTCGTCGAGACCGCCGATCCCTCCCGCCTCGAGCTCCAGCAGCCGTCCGGTGAGAGCGACGACGTGTACGTCGCGACCGTCGAGGGTCTGCAGGTCGCCCCGGTCGACGGCGGCGAGCTGTCCGACGCCGGCCGCGGCGACGTGTCCGGCCGTCCGGCGGCGCCGGTGCAGATGACCAACACCGGCTGCGTGTACGCCGCCTGGTCCGATGCCACGTCCCCCCAAAACTACCTGCGCGACTGCCCGGGCACCGCCGACGACGACACCTCGCCGATCCCCGGCATGGAGGAGGGTGCCGATCTCCGGTTCCGGGTCAACCGCGACGTGGTGGTCCTCAACGACACCCGCACCGGCGACAGCTGGCTGGTCCAGGACCCCGGCAAGGCGAAGATCGACAACTGGCCGGCGGTGGACCCGCAGAACCAGAACAAGTCGAAGCTCAAGGAGACCACCGAGGAGGTCCCCGACCAGGAGAACCGCGCTCCCGTTCCCCAGGACGACGACCTCGGCGCGCGTCCCGGCCGCTCGACCGTGCTGCCCGTCGTCGCGCTCAACGACCACGATCCCGATGGCGACATCATCAGCATCTCCAAGACCCAGCACGTCAGCGGTCCGGAGCTCGAGGTGCGGATCGTCGGCGGCGGCACCCAGCTCCAGGTCGCGGTCCCCGCCGACGCGACGGGGCTGTCGACGTTCTACTACTACGTCACCGACGGTCGGGTGAACGAGGAGGTCCGGGCCGAGGTCCGGCTGCAGATCCGCACCGACGGCAGCAACGAGCGGCCGCGGAAGATGGACGACCGCGACCCCCGGCTCCGGGTCGCCAAGGGCGCTTCGTCCAGCTACTACCTGCTCGCCGACTTCTACGACATGGACGGCGACGACCTCACCCTGACCGACGCCACCGCGCCCGGCGGCGAGGTCGAGTACCGGCCCGACGGCACCATCACCTTCACCGACGACGGCACCGGGTCGCCGGTGAGCGAGATCGAGTACACCATCGACGACGGCGTCGACAGCTTCGTGGGCAAGCTGGCGGTCGACATCCTGGACGACGCAGCGCCGCCCGAGCTGGTGCCGGACCTCGCCTCGGGTGTCGCGGGCACGCAGGTCGTGGTCCAGCCGCTCACCAACGACCGCAACCCCGAGGGCACCGACCTCACGCTCAAGGGCGTGAAGGTGGTCGGCGACGACGAGGGCACGAAGATCTCCAAGGACCTGGAGTCCGGCACCTTCACCTTCTTCTCGTCGAGGGCGAAGAGCTACTACCTGGAGTACACCGCCTACAACTCCTCGGCCACCGAGTCGTCCTTCATCCGCCTCGACATCGAGTCGCCGCCCAAGGACAACCGGCCCCCGGTCGCCGTGCGCGACAAGGCCGTGATCACCCCGGGCGGGACCGCCCAGGTCGACCTGCTCCTCAACGACCTCGACCCCGACGGCGACGTCCTGGTCGTCAAGCGCATCGGCCGGCCGTCGATCCCGGGGGTCAAGGTGTCGGTGGTCGACAAGAGGCTCGCCGTCATCAGCTCCGCGACCGACATCGTGGGCCAGCAGGCGACGGTCGACTACGTCGTGTCCGACGGCCGCAGCTCCGCCATCGGCCAGCTCGTCGTCTCCCAGCGCCGCTCCACCCAGGAGAACCGGCACCCGGTCGCCAACAAGGACCAGGTCACGGTCCGGGCGGGCTCGGTGACCACGATCCCGGTGCTCGACAACGACTCCGATCCCGACGGCGGCAAGCCGCGGCTGTTCCAGTCCGACCTGGACCCGCAGAACCTCGACATCTGGGTGGCCGGCGACACGCTGCGGCTGCGGGCCCCCGACGAGCCGGGCACCTACTCGGCGTTCTACGGCGTGCGCGACGCCGACGGGCTCAAGGCCACCGCCGAGGTGAGCGTCTACGTCGTGGCCGACTCGGCGAAGAACAACCATCCACCCCTGCCCCAGCCGATCATCGACCGGGTGATCGCCGGCCGACCCAAGGTGATCTCGGTCGACCTCGTCGGGGCCGACCCCGACGGTGACTCGGTGACCTTCCGCAGCATCCTCACCGCGCCGTCCCTGGGCCGGGTCCTCGACACCGGCGTCGACTGGATCCGCTACGAGGCGTTCGAGGGCAAGAACGGCACCGACTTCTTCCAGATCCTGGTGCAGGACAAGTACGGCGCCACCGGCGTCGCCGAGGTGCGCGTCGGCGTCGTACCGGAGGAGACGGAGAACCAGCCCCCGGTCGCGCTCGACGACAGCGTCCTCGTCCAGCCCGACCGCACGATCTCCTACAACGTCCTCACCAACGACGTGGACCCCGACGACGACCCCCTGCGCATCGCCGAGATCAACAGCACCACGCCGGCCGAGCACGAGAACGGCTTCATCGAGCTCGACGTCGGCGGCGCCCCGGACACCGGCTCCCAGGCGACCAATATCGGCTACACGATCGAGGACGCCGCCGGGGCCCGGGACAATGCGGTGCTCAAGGTGCTGGCGAGCAAGGACGCGCCCTTCTACGCGCCCATCGCCCGCGACGACGTGGCCGACCTGGGCGACATCATCGGCAAGGAGCCCGGCGCCGAGGTCGAGATCCCGGTGCTCGACAACGACCTCGACTTCGACGGTGCGAAGGCCGACCTGCGCGTGACCGCCTGCGACGCCGGCAGCCGGGGCGAGTGCGAGGTCGTCGGCGAGGCCGCCGTCCGGGTCCGGCTCAAGGCCGAGGACCAGGTCGTGCTCTACAGCCTCGACGACGCCGACGAGGAGTCGACGGGCACCTTCGGCGTCATCTACGTCACCGGCACCGACAACGTGCCGCCGCAGCTGACCACCGACAAGGACCGGGTCCCGGTGCGGGCCGTGGCGGGCGAGCCGGTGATCTTCGACCTCAAGGACCTCGTGGTCACCCGGGCCGGCCGGGAGCCGCAGATCGCGCCCGACTCCTTGGCCAGTGCTGTCAACGGCAGTGTGGAGCCCGTGGAGGGCGAGCCCACCTCGCTCGAGTTCATGCCGGCCCGCGACCACGTCGGCCCCGCGTCGGTGACCGTCAAGGTGAGCGACGGCCGGACGGCCGCCGAGGACGCCGCGCTGACGTCCCTGCTGACGATCCCGATCGACGTGAAGCCCTCGGGCAATGTCGCGCCGGTGATGCGCGACGCCGCGGTCGACGTCACGGTCGACGGCGATCCCGCGGAGGTCGACCTCGCCGGGCTCACCCGCGACGCCAACCCCGACGACCTGGCCACCATGCGGTGGACGGTGCAGTCCGCGGGCCAGGGCCTGGACGCGCGGATCGGGTCCGACAGCAGCATCCTGTCGATCGAGGCCGGCGGCGGCCCGAAGGACGGTGACGCGCTGCAGGTCCAGGTCGTCGCCGACGACGGCCACGGCGGGCAGGACGAGGCGACGGTCACCGTCCACGTCGTCGACAGCGACCGCCCGCTGCTCCAGGTCCCGCCGATCACGGTGCCGGCGACGAAGGGCAAGTCGATGGCGGTCGACCTGTCCGACTACGCCGTCAACCCGTACCCCGGTGAGCCGATCGAGGCCAGCAACCCGCGCCTCGAGGGCAACGGGCTGTCCGATCTCGAGGCCGACGGCTCCGTGGTCACCTTCACGCCCACCGCGACCGGGACGTCGACCATCAAGGTGACCGTCGCCGACGCCTCCGGTGACCGGGCCCGCGAGATCACCGCCCGGATCACCGTCGAGGTGCTCGACGTGCCCGGTACGCCGCAGCGACCGACCCTCTCCTCGGTCGAGGCGTCCTCCGCCGTGCTCACCTGGCGGGAGCCCGAGGCCAACGGCGCCGCCATCGACGAGTACGAGGTCCGCGGCTCCCAGGGCTTCCGACAGACCTGCATCCCGACCACCTGCCGGTTGGTCAACCTCACGCCGGGGGAGTCCTACACCTTCACGGTGGTGGCCCACAACAGCGAGGGGTGGGGCGAGGAGAGCCCGCCGTCGGAGGAGATCGTCCCCAACAAGGCCCCCGACCTGATGACGCCGCCCGTCATCGTCAACGAGTCCAAGCCGACCGGCAACCGGATGGACCGCCAGCTCACCCTGCGCTGGACCCCACCGGCCAACGAGGGCTCGGCGATCACGGCCTACGAGATCAAGGAGGCCGGCAGCAGCCGGACCCTGCAGGCGCCGGGCAATGCGACCTCGATGGTCATCCCCGGCCTGACCAACGGCACGCCGTACGCCTTCGAGATCCGTGCGGTCAACGACGTCGAGCCGCGCCGGCAGTATTCCGGGGCGTCGAAGGCGGTCGCCCCGTTCGGCGTCCCGATGCGCTCCGGCGCCCCGCCCCAGCTGACCGCGAGCGAGGACAGTCCCTACAACCAGCAGCCGTGGGTGCGCATCGACTGGTCGAAGTGGTCGGACTCGCAGAGCAACGGCAACGCCGTCAGCAGCTACACGATCACGTGCAACGGCTGTTCGCGGCCGCAGTACGTCGTGGACGCCTCGACGTCGTCCAAGACCTTCGACCCGGCCGACGGCATCCGGAAGGGCGAGACGTTCACCTTCACGGTGGCGGCCACCAACGACGCCGGCACGAGCGACCGCAGCCCGAGCGTCTCGGGCCGGCCGTGGACCAAGGCGGGCCCGGTGCGCAACCTGCGCGAGATCGGCGACTCGACGGCCGACAAGACGGCCACTCTCGCCTGGGAAGCGCCGGCCGACGACGGGGGGCTCACGATCCGCCACTACGTCGTCCAGTCGAACGACGGGCTGTCCACGACGGTGAACGCCGCCCCCGGCGGCGGTGCCAACTTCGTCTTCCCGACCAACGGCAGCCACGAGGTCAAGGTCTGGGCGGTCGCCTACAACGGCAACGACGCGGTCCCCGGCCAGTCCAGCTCGGTGTCGGGCGTCGACACCTGGGGCAAGCCGGGCATCCCCGAGGTCGACACGCTGCGCAGCAGCGAGTACTACTACGTCATCTTGGACATCGAGCAGGGCACGGCCAACGGCAGGCCCGTCACCGGCGTGCAGTACAGCCTCGACGGGACGAACTGGGAGGACAAGTCCCGGTTCCAGCAGCGCGTCGACCAGGGCGACACCTCGATCACCATCAAGGCCCGGACGGTCTCCGACGCGCCGGACGACGGCCGCCGCTACAGCGACGTCAAGACCTTCACGGGCATCTCCAGGGAGCGCGAGCTGGGGATCACCCTGAACTGCTCGAGCGACGAGGCCGACGCGTCGTGCGTGGTGCGGGTGACCGGCGCCGGGTTCGTCGACTCCCATCCCGTCCGGGTCGACCTCAACGGGCTGAGCGTCGTCAACACCGACAACTGCCCGACCTTCGTCACCACCCAGCCCGGCTCGTTCAACTACATCGCGGGCGGCAAGACCAACTGCCGGGTCACCGGCCACGGCTACGCCACGGTGACCGCCGGCGGCATCAGCCGCAACACCCCGGCGCGCTGA
- a CDS encoding serine/threonine-protein kinase, with protein sequence MTLHAPQIPGFAFVDLVGEGGFADVFRYQQELPTRQVAIKVLRSGSDAASIELFRAEANVMAQLSSHPSIVPIYQAGVSSDGRAFLVMEYCPPPHVAQRYRSQPLSVGEVLDIGVKIASAVETAHRAGILHRDIKPHNILTSTFGVPLLTDFGIASVVGETGAGAQGLSIPWSPPESLSADSHDVRSDVYSLAATLYSLLIGHPPFERRDAPNDNASLMTRIERGQLTPLRRPDVPASLVDVLRRSMSVEIDKRPVSAMVLGRQLQDVQIELRQSPTRLEVMDASPSALGHEHPNDARTLVRPVSVIIPAAVQDRPGQIGSPDGEHPPGSGAPGSTGGRGTTGAGSSRRGGPRRPAPQRSDERSLGRPARIGIGVVVAVLLGAVGYALLAGAAGDGDPDDGPLRGEDPPDPVELIDVPPAPVVTKSVKGHRVTFVWTQQDPREGDEFKVLLTGDGVEQTEPEYTEATSKTLEVERGATACIQVVLSRAGSPPSALSDQLCAVGE encoded by the coding sequence ATGACCCTGCACGCGCCGCAGATCCCCGGCTTCGCCTTCGTCGACCTCGTCGGCGAGGGCGGCTTCGCCGACGTCTTCCGCTACCAGCAGGAGCTGCCGACCCGGCAGGTCGCGATCAAGGTGCTGCGCAGCGGCAGCGACGCTGCCTCCATCGAGCTGTTCCGGGCCGAGGCCAACGTGATGGCGCAGTTGTCGAGCCATCCCTCGATCGTGCCGATCTACCAGGCCGGGGTGAGCTCCGACGGCCGGGCGTTCCTGGTCATGGAGTACTGCCCGCCCCCGCACGTCGCCCAGCGCTACCGCTCCCAGCCGCTGTCGGTCGGCGAGGTGCTCGACATCGGCGTGAAGATCGCCAGCGCCGTCGAGACCGCCCACCGCGCCGGGATCCTGCACCGCGACATCAAGCCGCACAACATCCTCACCAGCACCTTCGGCGTCCCGCTGCTCACCGACTTCGGCATCGCCTCGGTCGTGGGGGAGACCGGTGCCGGCGCCCAGGGCCTGTCGATCCCGTGGTCGCCGCCGGAGTCGCTGAGCGCCGACAGCCACGACGTCCGCAGCGACGTCTACTCGCTCGCGGCGACCCTCTACTCGCTGCTCATCGGCCACCCGCCGTTCGAGCGCCGCGACGCACCCAACGACAACGCGAGCCTGATGACCCGGATCGAGCGCGGCCAGCTGACCCCGCTGCGCCGCCCGGACGTCCCTGCCTCGCTGGTCGACGTCCTGCGCCGGTCGATGTCGGTCGAGATCGACAAGCGCCCCGTGTCCGCGATGGTGCTCGGCCGCCAGCTCCAGGACGTCCAGATCGAGCTGCGGCAGTCCCCGACCCGGCTCGAGGTCATGGACGCCTCGCCGTCGGCCCTGGGGCACGAGCACCCCAACGACGCCCGGACCCTGGTCCGCCCGGTCTCGGTCATCATCCCGGCGGCGGTCCAGGACCGGCCCGGCCAGATCGGCTCCCCCGACGGGGAGCACCCGCCGGGCTCCGGGGCCCCCGGGAGCACGGGCGGCCGGGGTACGACGGGCGCCGGCTCGTCGCGCCGCGGCGGCCCGCGGCGTCCCGCACCCCAGCGCTCCGACGAGCGCAGCCTCGGCCGACCCGCCCGGATCGGCATCGGGGTGGTCGTCGCCGTCCTCCTCGGCGCCGTCGGCTACGCCCTCCTGGCCGGTGCCGCCGGCGACGGCGACCCCGACGACGGCCCGCTGCGCGGCGAGGACCCGCCCGACCCGGTCGAGCTGATCGACGTGCCGCCGGCGCCGGTGGTGACGAAGTCGGTCAAGGGCCACCGGGTGACCTTCGTCTGGACCCAGCAGGACCCGCGCGAGGGCGACGAGTTCAAGGTGCTGCTGACCGGTGACGGCGTCGAGCAGACCGAGCCCGAGTACACCGAGGCCACCAGCAAGACCCTCGAGGTCGAGCGGGGCGCGACGGCGTGCATCCAGGTGGTCCTGTCCCGTGCCGGGAGTCCGCCGTCTGCCCTCTCCGACCAGCTCTGCGCGGTCGGCGAATGA
- a CDS encoding FHA domain-containing protein: MSPGTPSTYLPGDLATLVTHEGVVVSTPDRLAEVALLVERDLEAPTIVEVLSRGDLRALPEFAAVRVDGAEARILIRGGLVVRVDGFSVDGRDATMWTEASATLTPGAVVEVVPLGAPATGPTLPLAGGVVRSAGVTWRPVVRPASSPASSPASSPASSPASLSSTPPQAPPPAAPSAPLAPEYTVVRGSRATPPAPPVPPPMPPSMRPPATPPPSTPPPGWPAPVAAVPESAEHDGRTITPAQLQALRAASAVPPAAPSPVVPERPVVALALSTGRTVPVRRRVLIGRSPRIQQVGGSQNLPALVTLDDPYVSSTHLEVAAEGTRITVTDRSTNGTLLARQGRVPVPLDRGVATEVAIGDVLTLSKGLTATVVPAPEDA; this comes from the coding sequence ATGAGCCCCGGCACGCCCTCCACCTATCTCCCGGGCGACCTCGCGACCCTCGTGACCCACGAGGGCGTCGTCGTCTCCACCCCCGACCGGCTCGCCGAGGTCGCGCTGCTCGTCGAGCGCGACCTGGAGGCGCCGACGATCGTCGAGGTGCTCTCGCGCGGCGACCTGCGGGCCCTGCCCGAGTTCGCCGCCGTCCGGGTCGACGGCGCCGAGGCGCGGATCCTGATCCGCGGCGGACTCGTCGTCCGCGTCGACGGGTTCTCGGTCGACGGCCGCGACGCCACGATGTGGACCGAGGCCTCCGCGACCCTGACCCCCGGCGCCGTGGTCGAGGTCGTCCCGCTGGGTGCGCCGGCCACCGGCCCGACCCTGCCGCTCGCCGGGGGCGTGGTCCGCAGCGCCGGCGTGACCTGGCGTCCCGTGGTGCGACCGGCCAGCAGCCCGGCCAGCAGCCCGGCCAGCAGCCCGGCCAGCAGCCCGGCCAGCCTGAGCAGCACGCCGCCCCAGGCGCCGCCGCCGGCCGCGCCGTCCGCACCCCTCGCGCCCGAATACACCGTGGTCCGCGGCAGCCGGGCCACGCCGCCGGCCCCGCCGGTGCCCCCGCCGATGCCCCCGTCGATGCGACCGCCGGCCACGCCGCCGCCGTCCACGCCGCCACCGGGCTGGCCGGCGCCGGTCGCCGCGGTGCCCGAGTCCGCCGAGCACGACGGCCGGACCATCACCCCCGCCCAGCTGCAGGCGCTGCGCGCCGCCTCCGCCGTCCCGCCGGCCGCCCCGTCCCCGGTCGTGCCGGAGCGGCCGGTGGTGGCGCTGGCGCTCTCGACCGGCCGCACCGTTCCCGTACGCCGCCGGGTGCTCATCGGGCGCAGCCCGCGCATCCAGCAGGTCGGCGGCAGCCAGAACCTGCCGGCGCTGGTCACCCTCGACGACCCCTATGTCTCCAGCACCCACCTGGAGGTCGCCGCCGAGGGCACCCGGATCACCGTCACCGACCGCTCCACCAACGGCACCCTGCTGGCGCGCCAGGGCCGGGTCCCCGTGCCGCTGGACCGCGGGGTGGCGACCGAGGTCGCCATCGGCGACGTACTCACGCTCTCGAAGGGGCTGACGGCGACCGTCGTCCCCGCGCCGGAGGACGCCTGA
- a CDS encoding protein phosphatase 2C domain-containing protein, protein MRVSVTGAESWSSPGRATRLVHAAGTHPGRVRSVNEDSSLVAPPVFLVADGMGGYARGDVASRLVVESFESLASLHEVQPADVEAAIATAQHRVASLAAEFSSAPGSTLVTAAYVLEDGRGYWLLANIGDSRAYTYAEGVLEQISTDHSVVQELIDAGRLTRDQALGHPERHVVTRAIGALTRSEADFALVPAEPGSRLLLCSDGLTSELSDTAILHILSEGRSPDLTVHTLVDAAVAAGGHDNVTVVLVDVVADGPGGPVAPASEDTEPCPRGVG, encoded by the coding sequence GTGCGGGTCAGCGTGACGGGTGCCGAGTCCTGGTCGTCGCCGGGACGGGCGACGCGCCTGGTGCATGCGGCGGGCACCCACCCGGGGCGGGTGCGCAGCGTCAACGAGGACTCCTCCCTGGTCGCGCCGCCCGTCTTCCTGGTCGCCGACGGCATGGGTGGCTACGCCCGCGGCGATGTCGCGAGCCGGCTGGTCGTCGAGTCGTTCGAGTCCCTGGCCTCGCTCCATGAGGTGCAGCCCGCCGACGTCGAGGCCGCCATCGCGACCGCCCAGCACCGGGTCGCGTCGCTGGCCGCGGAGTTCAGCTCCGCGCCCGGCTCGACGCTGGTGACGGCGGCCTACGTCCTCGAGGACGGCCGCGGCTACTGGCTGCTCGCCAATATCGGCGACTCCCGGGCCTACACGTACGCCGAGGGCGTCCTCGAGCAGATCTCCACCGACCACTCGGTGGTCCAGGAGCTGATCGACGCGGGCCGCCTCACCCGCGACCAGGCGCTCGGCCACCCGGAGCGCCACGTGGTGACCCGGGCGATCGGTGCGCTGACCCGGTCGGAGGCCGACTTCGCGCTGGTGCCCGCCGAGCCCGGGTCCCGGCTGCTGCTGTGCTCCGACGGGCTCACCTCGGAGCTGTCGGACACCGCGATCCTGCACATCCTCTCCGAGGGCCGCTCGCCCGACCTGACCGTCCACACCCTCGTCGACGCGGCGGTGGCGGCGGGCGGCCACGACAACGTGACGGTGGTCCTGGTCGACGTCGTGGCCGACGGTCCCGGCGGCCCGGTCGCGCCGGCCTCCGAGGACACCGAGCCCTGCCCACGGGGGGTGGGATGA
- a CDS encoding FKBP-type peptidyl-prolyl cis-trans isomerase has translation MSEKPEIDFVDPTPPTDLVITDLTVGEGAEATAGSTVSVHYVGVALSTGEEFDASYNRGTPLQFRLGIGQVISGWDTGVQGMKVGGRRQLVIPPHLGYGDRGAGGVIKPGESLIFVVDLLEVR, from the coding sequence ATGAGCGAGAAGCCCGAGATCGACTTCGTCGACCCCACCCCGCCCACCGACCTCGTCATCACCGACCTCACCGTGGGCGAGGGCGCGGAGGCCACCGCGGGGAGCACCGTGTCGGTCCACTACGTCGGCGTGGCGCTGTCCACCGGCGAGGAGTTCGACGCGTCGTACAACCGCGGCACCCCGCTGCAGTTCCGCCTCGGCATCGGCCAGGTCATCTCGGGCTGGGACACCGGCGTGCAGGGCATGAAGGTCGGCGGCCGCCGACAGCTCGTCATCCCGCCGCACCTCGGCTACGGCGACCGCGGCGCCGGCGGCGTCATCAAGCCGGGCGAGTCCCTGATCTTCGTCGTCGACCTGCTCGAGGTCCGCTGA
- a CDS encoding RNA-binding S4 domain-containing protein, with amino-acid sequence MDVPIRDESIRLGQFLKLANLVESGAEAKPVIADGLVRVNGEVETRRGRQLVLGDVVELQGQAARVSDEDVPDNLPW; translated from the coding sequence ATGGACGTCCCGATCCGCGACGAGTCGATCCGGCTCGGTCAGTTCCTCAAGCTCGCGAACCTGGTCGAGTCCGGTGCCGAGGCGAAGCCGGTGATCGCCGACGGCCTGGTCCGGGTCAACGGCGAGGTCGAGACTCGCCGGGGCCGCCAGCTGGTCCTCGGCGACGTCGTGGAGCTGCAGGGGCAGGCCGCCCGGGTGTCCGACGAGGATGTCCCGGACAACCTGCCCTGGTAG